The genomic segment TGACGTCCGCCTGGTGCGAACGCTGCGGCATGGCGAGCACATTGGACGGAATCCCGCCCCCCATCACGATATTGAGCTCGTCCGGACGATGTCCCTTCAGCACCCATGACCTCGTGCCGTTGTTCAGCCGCGCGAGCAGATCGCCGACCTCTTCGACCGTCTGGGCATCCTCGATCGAAAACTCGAATTGCAAAATCTCGAACGCCGCGCTCATCGACTTGCCGTTCTTGAATGTATCGGCGCAAATCTCGGCAATCGTGTCCGCTTCGTCCTTGTCTACCGCGTATTCGCGGGCCAGGAAGCCGGCCAGCTCCTGATGCGCCTTCGTCCGCTCTACGTATTCGTACTCCCCGGCCTTGAGCAGCTCCGCCTTGGTGAACTCGCGATATGGCAGCTCCTTGCGCGCCTGCTGAATGCGCAGCAGTTCCTGGGGTTCTTCGACGTCGAGGTTCGCATATAGCGCGTCTTCGTCGAAATCGTACATCGCGCGGAAGTCGCGCGCGTCAACCAGCACCTCGAACATATTGGGGCCATCCTCGGGCGTCTCCCCCGTCAGCGCGATCAGGCGGGCCTCCAGCTCGCTCTCCTCCAGCACGCCGTAATAGTAAAGCAGCCCTTGGGTAAGCTTGATATGTTCCGTATTGCGCTTCACCTGCGCAGGCGTGCCCGAAAGATCCTCCAGCTTGGCGAAACGCTCGACCAGCTCGGCCGGCATGACAAGCGACTTTTTGCCGTTTATCTCCCCGGGAAACGCGATCCCGCGCTCGGCCAAATAGTAAGCGATTGGGCCGGATTCGGGCGGGTCCGCGATCAGGCCTTTATTTTTCACCAGCCTTCGAATCAATGCCCACCGTTCCTCGTCCCACAATCGCGTCGATTCGGCGGCATAGTCGGCCAACACAGGCAAGAGCCCGCCTATAAGCTTGTCTTTGTCCCGTTCGTTCTTCCAATCGTCTATCAACAGCAGTCTTGCCGTTTGCGCCAGCGATTCCCCGGTTTGCTGCGCCAGGGCCTCCTTCAGCGGGAGCGGCCAAGTCAATGCAGGCCAGTCGCCGTCAAGCTTCATATGATCTGCCATAATCATCCTACTTCCGTTTTAATAAAAAACAAGCCCGATCGCCAATCGCCCGGGCTGCCGCTCCGAACCGTACGAGAAACGCTTAAACGCCCGTACGTTTCTTCTGGTTGTTCGGCTTCTTTTTGATTTGGCTGCGCATCTGCTTCACGTCGGTCGAAAAGCCGCTCTGCTGTCCGCCGCCCTGCGCCGAAGCCTGCTTCTTCTGGGCCAGGCGCTGCTTCATCGCTTCAGCCAGACTGATCTTTTTCTGTTCCGGCTTGTCCGCGGACGCGGACGGATTGGAATCGCTGGATTGTGTCATACTCATCGCACCCCATTGTTAGTCGCGCTGCAAACTGTTTTTATTATACCGCGGGTACGCCAAAAGAGCCACGCCCCCTTGCGGGACGCGGCTCCTCGTCAGGTCCGCGGCTCGGAACGAAAACGCAGAACCGGTCAGATTCGTTCGCTTGGCGGCAGCGGACCGTCCTCGGAAAGGATGCGCGGCAGCTCCCGGTCGATCGCCTGATTGCGAATCGCGCTGTCCGATACGTTGTCCTCGGCCGGCGAGCTGGCTACGACGTCGTCGGGCAATCCGTTGTCATGGCCGATCAGAAGCAGGAACCGTCCCTTGTCTACCTCCGGCGCGTACTCCATCGCTTCGCCATTCGTAAGTCCGATCTCCTCGAGCCGGCCCGACAGATCGCTGTCCCCGCCGGCTTTGATGATGCGCTTCACCTTGCCCAGCAGCGAGCCATTGCCTGTGCCGGCTCCCTCCACCTCGACCAGTTCCGCCGCCTGCCCCAGATTGCCGAGACTCCAGGATTCTTCCCGGTCCGCGACGACCGTCAGATCATGGTCGGAATGTCCTCTTATTTTCAAAGACTGAATCGCGTCGATGACTTCCTTGCTCGTGTCGAAAACGCCGTATACGGTTATTGACATAGGGGATTCCTCCATTTGCTGTCTAAAGGGATATTCAACTTTACCCGCGGCGCCCCCGGATTAATCCCTGAAGGAATTGCCATCCTAGAGGGTACTTAATAGGGACTCGCCGGAATTCCAACACGCAGAAGGAGGACGAAAGAGCATGCGAGCGGTAACCTTCCAAGGTAGTAAAGACATACAGGTCAAAGAGGTCGAGGATCCGAGGTTGAAGCAAAAGGACGACATTATCGTGCGCATTACGTCCACGGCGATCTGCGGCTCCGATTTGCATATTTATCTGGGCGGCATGCCCACGCATAAGGGAGCCGTCATCGGCCACGAGCCGATGGGCATCGTCGAGGAGGTCGGACCCGAAGTGACCCGCGTTAAAAAGGGCGACCGGGTCGTCATTCCTTTTAACGTGTCCTGCGGCAAATGTTATTATTGCGAGCACGACATGGAGAGCCAGTGCGACAATTCGAATCCCCATCCCCCGCTCAAAGAGATCGATTCCGGCGGCTACCTCGGATACACCGAACGCTACGGCAATTACCCGGGCGGCCAAGCCGAATACCTGCACGTTCCTTATGGCAACTTCATGCCCCTCGCGATCCCCGAATCGTGCGAATTGCCGGACGAAGCGCTGCTATTCCTGTCGGACGTCCTGCCGACCGCTTATTGGAGCGTGGAGAACGCCGGCGTGAAGCCGGGCGACACCGTGACCGTACTCGGATGCGGCCCGGTAGGCCTGATGGTTCAGAAGTTCGCCGCCATGAAGGGCGCGATGCGGATCATCGCCGTCGACAACGTGCCATACCGTCTCGCGCATGCGCGCAAGATGAACAACGTCGAGACAATCAATTTTGACGAGCAAGACGAGGTCGCCCTGCACATCCGCGAGATAACCCGCGGCGGCACGGATGTCGTCATCGACTGCGTCGGAATGGACGGCAAGAAAAACGCATTCGAGAAAATCGGCCAAAAGCTGAAGCTGCAAGGCGGCACGCTGAGCGCGATCGATATCGCGATGGACGCAGTCCGCAAGTTCGGCACGATCCAGCTGACCGGCGTGTACGGCGCGCTTTACAACATGTTCCCGCTAGGCCACATGTTCGAGCGCAACCTGACGGTTAAAATGGGACAAGCGCCGGCTATCCACTATATGCCGAAGCTGTTCGACATGATCGTAAACGGCGAGTTCGATCCGACCGAGATCGTGACCCATCGCGTCCCGCTCGATCAGGCGAGCGAGGCGTACAAGATTTTCAACGACAAGGAAGACGGTTGTATCAAAGTTGTGCTGAAGCCTTAAATTTTGTGGAAAAGACGGCCCTTCGCTCGCGTCCGAGCGGAGGGCTGTTGGCGTTTGGGGAGCTGTTTGGCTTTTGAGTGGATGGATTTTTGCGGCGGGATGGTTGGCGGCAGGATAAGCTATGGCGGGCGTTCCTGGCTTTGCTATAATGGACGGAATAGATGGGCGGCTCTCCGTCACACCATTCCTTGATCGTAAAAGGAGCGTTCGAACAAGCATGTCGATCACCAACCAAAGCGAGGCCGAGAACCTCATCTACCGTTCGTATCTGCGGGCAGCTCCGCAACTGCCCGCCGCCGGCGACGAAAAGGTCCGCAGCCCCCAGCTCACCCGTCGCCTGCTCGATCTGATCGGCGCGCCCGACCAGAGTAGGCGGTTCGTTCTCGTGACCGGCAGCAAGGGAAAAGGCTCGACTTCGCGTCTCGTGTCCTCTCTGCTGAGTCATCTAGGCTATAAGGTCGGCTTGTTCACCTCTCCTCACTTGGTCGATTACCGTGAGCGGATCCGCATTGACGGGCGCGCGATCGGGGAAGCCGACTTCGTGCGGATCGCGCGGCGGATCGAGCCGGCCTGGGCGGAGATCGAGCGCGGCTTGGACGCGGCGACCTATCAAGGTCCGGTCGGCGTGTCGCTGGCGATCGGGATCAGCTGGTTTGCGGAGCGGGGCACCGACATCAACGTCGTCGAATGCGGGCGGGGCGGCCGCTACGACGATGCCAACGTGCTCGCGAACGAATGGGCGATCGTCACGGCGATCATGGAGGAGCATGTCCGCGAGCTTGGTCCGGGCCTTGGCGACATCGCGCGGCATAAGCTGGGCATCGCGAAATCGGCGGACACGCGGCTATACATCGGGGCGCAGCGCGAAGACGCGCTTGTCGCGATTAAGCAGGAGCTGCGCGCGACGGGAAATGCAGCGAAAGAAAACGAGCGTGCCGAGAATTACGCTTCGATGGATGCGTCGACCGGACGTGAGGTTGCGACAGTTAAGAGCGAGTTTGTTGCAATCGCAGGCGTTGCGTTTACCGCCGAGCATATCGCCATGTCCGCGTGCGGTACGTCGTTCGACGTCCGCACCGGACGGGCGGCGTACCGCGGTCTGACGCTGCCGCTGCTCGGCGCGTTCCAGGCCGACAACGCGGCGCTTGCGGTGCAGGCGTGCGAGGATATCGCGGGCGCAGCGCTAGATCCTGCGACGGTCGCCGCGTGCTTCGCCGGTCTGCAGTGGCCGGGCCGCTGCGAGATCGTGAGCCGCGAGCCGCTCACGATCGTGGACGGCGCCATCCACCGCGACTCGGCCGCCTACCTGGCGAGCGTCGTAGGATCGCTCGGACTCGGAGAGGATGCGCGTGTCGCAGCGGTGATCGGCGTGCCGAAGGACAAAGACTATGCGGGCGTCATCGAGACGCTCGCCCCCATATCGAGCCGCATCCTCGTGACGCGGCCGGACGTGAGCCATCTTGCGTTTCCGGAGGACGCGCTGGAGGTGGCTAAGCGATATTGCCCGGACGGCTGCGCCGCCTTCCCGGTTCTCGCGGACGCGCTGGACGCCCTGCGCGAAGGCCCGCCGCCCGACTGCATCCTCATCGTCGGCACGCAGACGCTGATCGGCAACGCCAAGCGGCTGTACGGGCAAGAGCTGGAGGATATCGGAAAGTAGAAAATGCAGCTTGCGAACGGGTCTACGCTTAGCGCCTAAGAATACCCTTTTCAGCCGCTTCCTTTAGCCAGGACGGGAATTCGTTCAGCAGCTTGTCGTACAGCGATTCGTCGGATACCGAAGCGATGTCGTCGACTGGAATAAAATTCGCATTATCGACGACTCGCCCCTCCATGGTGTCCAACTGCTTCAGCACCTGGAACTCACCCCGGCCGATCCCGACGAACTGCCAGAAGATCGGCAGGACGGCCGAATCCGTAATGATTTTGCGAACGGCCTTCACCATGCCTCCGTCGTTAATGAATAAAATGTAAACCGGCAGGTCCGAAGGCTCTTCCTCGGTGTACTTGCGGATGACATCCTGCATGACAGGCGGCTCGTTGTTGCGCCCGAACTTGTGGATGTTTTTGTTGTTCAACACATGCTGCAGCACATAGTTCTTGAAGTTGCTCTCATCTGCGGCCGGCAGCCTGCTATATTCATGATCGTATACCCACACGTCCAGCTTCGCGTCGTCGTCGAACTGACAAGCCACGGCTAATATCCGTTCCACGACCTCTTGTACGGTGCCGTTGCGATATAGCGACACCATCGAGCCCGATATGTCCAGCACCAGGGCAACCCTCGCTTTTACGCGGGAAATCTTTTTCTTTTCCAAAGTGACGGCCACGAGCTTTTTACGCAAATCGATAGAAGAGACGGGCCGTTCAGTTGATGCTTGCGCTGCCGCAGACACCTGCACGGCCGCTGCCTCCAGCTCCGCTTTTGCAGCCTTCAGTTCGGCTTCCTGCTGTAAGTTGGCCGCCTCCGGCGCCGCGGTCTCCTGCTGCGCCTCTTCTGCCACTTCCAAGCCATAATGCTTGCAGAGTGCGCCAAGGCCACCGAAGAAGCCGCTGCCGACAGCATTATATTTCCAGTCGCCATTGCGCAGGTAGATTTCTGCGACGACAATCGCATTTTCCTTGCCGAGATTGTCCGCGAAGCGGAATGTGCCGAGTTCCTCACCCGATGCAGCGCGCACGCGGCATACCGCATGCGCGACTTCGGCGAAGGTGCCTCCCTGCCCGCCGGCATCGTGAATCGTCAACGTGATCGCCAGCTTAACGACGTCTTCGGGCATCCTCGGAAATGAGATGCGCAGACTTTCACGCGTACCTCCGCCATTTTCTGCCGCATGCCGGACGGCATGCTGCCGGCTGACCGGCTGATTGTAGAAAATAAAGTCTTCGTCTCGCGCGCAGATGCCGTCTGCGTTAAGCAAAAAAGCGGAGCCGTTAATATCCAGCCCCGCTGTCGAAGCCTGCCATTCAAGCTGCAGCTCGATCTCCTCGTTCTTTCCGCCATTGGTCAGATCAATTCGCTGTCCTCTTTGTATCTGCATTTGTCGATCGCTCCTCTCAACTTGGTCTGCTCGCTCGCATCAACGCCCCGGAGACGGCAAAAACTGCTGCACCCAGCCGCCAAAGCCGCGTGCATTGCGCGTCTGGATGAGAACGACGCCCTCGCCGCGGAATCGGCAGACGGCCACTTCGCCCGAAGTAAAGGTGTTAAGCCACCCGCTCGCCGCCT from the Cohnella hashimotonis genome contains:
- a CDS encoding YecA family protein, giving the protein MADHMKLDGDWPALTWPLPLKEALAQQTGESLAQTARLLLIDDWKNERDKDKLIGGLLPVLADYAAESTRLWDEERWALIRRLVKNKGLIADPPESGPIAYYLAERGIAFPGEINGKKSLVMPAELVERFAKLEDLSGTPAQVKRNTEHIKLTQGLLYYYGVLEESELEARLIALTGETPEDGPNMFEVLVDARDFRAMYDFDEDALYANLDVEEPQELLRIQQARKELPYREFTKAELLKAGEYEYVERTKAHQELAGFLAREYAVDKDEADTIAEICADTFKNGKSMSAAFEILQFEFSIEDAQTVEEVGDLLARLNNGTRSWVLKGHRPDELNIVMGGGIPSNVLAMPQRSHQADVISIQTGRKIGRNDPCPCGSGKKFKKCCGAVGD
- a CDS encoding general stress protein; this translates as MSITVYGVFDTSKEVIDAIQSLKIRGHSDHDLTVVADREESWSLGNLGQAAELVEVEGAGTGNGSLLGKVKRIIKAGGDSDLSGRLEEIGLTNGEAMEYAPEVDKGRFLLLIGHDNGLPDDVVASSPAEDNVSDSAIRNQAIDRELPRILSEDGPLPPSERI
- a CDS encoding zinc-dependent alcohol dehydrogenase → MRAVTFQGSKDIQVKEVEDPRLKQKDDIIVRITSTAICGSDLHIYLGGMPTHKGAVIGHEPMGIVEEVGPEVTRVKKGDRVVIPFNVSCGKCYYCEHDMESQCDNSNPHPPLKEIDSGGYLGYTERYGNYPGGQAEYLHVPYGNFMPLAIPESCELPDEALLFLSDVLPTAYWSVENAGVKPGDTVTVLGCGPVGLMVQKFAAMKGAMRIIAVDNVPYRLAHARKMNNVETINFDEQDEVALHIREITRGGTDVVIDCVGMDGKKNAFEKIGQKLKLQGGTLSAIDIAMDAVRKFGTIQLTGVYGALYNMFPLGHMFERNLTVKMGQAPAIHYMPKLFDMIVNGEFDPTEIVTHRVPLDQASEAYKIFNDKEDGCIKVVLKP
- a CDS encoding bifunctional folylpolyglutamate synthase/dihydrofolate synthase; translated protein: MSITNQSEAENLIYRSYLRAAPQLPAAGDEKVRSPQLTRRLLDLIGAPDQSRRFVLVTGSKGKGSTSRLVSSLLSHLGYKVGLFTSPHLVDYRERIRIDGRAIGEADFVRIARRIEPAWAEIERGLDAATYQGPVGVSLAIGISWFAERGTDINVVECGRGGRYDDANVLANEWAIVTAIMEEHVRELGPGLGDIARHKLGIAKSADTRLYIGAQREDALVAIKQELRATGNAAKENERAENYASMDASTGREVATVKSEFVAIAGVAFTAEHIAMSACGTSFDVRTGRAAYRGLTLPLLGAFQADNAALAVQACEDIAGAALDPATVAACFAGLQWPGRCEIVSREPLTIVDGAIHRDSAAYLASVVGSLGLGEDARVAAVIGVPKDKDYAGVIETLAPISSRILVTRPDVSHLAFPEDALEVAKRYCPDGCAAFPVLADALDALREGPPPDCILIVGTQTLIGNAKRLYGQELEDIGK
- a CDS encoding VWA domain-containing protein, whose product is MQIQRGQRIDLTNGGKNEEIELQLEWQASTAGLDINGSAFLLNADGICARDEDFIFYNQPVSRQHAVRHAAENGGGTRESLRISFPRMPEDVVKLAITLTIHDAGGQGGTFAEVAHAVCRVRAASGEELGTFRFADNLGKENAIVVAEIYLRNGDWKYNAVGSGFFGGLGALCKHYGLEVAEEAQQETAAPEAANLQQEAELKAAKAELEAAAVQVSAAAQASTERPVSSIDLRKKLVAVTLEKKKISRVKARVALVLDISGSMVSLYRNGTVQEVVERILAVACQFDDDAKLDVWVYDHEYSRLPAADESNFKNYVLQHVLNNKNIHKFGRNNEPPVMQDVIRKYTEEEPSDLPVYILFINDGGMVKAVRKIITDSAVLPIFWQFVGIGRGEFQVLKQLDTMEGRVVDNANFIPVDDIASVSDESLYDKLLNEFPSWLKEAAEKGILRR